The following proteins come from a genomic window of Miscanthus floridulus cultivar M001 chromosome 2, ASM1932011v1, whole genome shotgun sequence:
- the LOC136536238 gene encoding achilleol B synthase-like: MRRLKIGERPSNPLLRSPNGFLGREVWEFDPAAGTPEERAEVERLRQEYSRNRFTQRECGDLLKRMQESTEYVDSGRPHAVNTAQAMLALLYAGQVEQDPAPLYRAAKELINMQMENGEFPQQEIVGNFNSSLFFNYPNYRNLFPIWALGEFRRRLLAKKV; encoded by the exons ATGCGGAGGCTAAAGATCGGCGAGAGGCCGAGCAACCCGTTGCTTCGGTCGCCCAATGGCTTCCTTGGGCGAGAGGTGTGGGAGTTCGACCCCGCCGCGGGCACGCCGGAGGAGCGCGCCGAGGTGGAGAGGCTGCGGCAGGAGTACAGCCGCAACCGCTTCACGCAACGGGAATGCGGTGACCTCCTCAAGAGGATGCAGGAAAGTACA GAGTATGTTGATAGTGGCAGGCCACATGCTGTGAACACTGCACAGGCGATGCTAGCTTTACTTTACGCTGGACAG GTTGAACAAGATCCAGCGCCACTATACCGTGCTGCAAAAGAATTAATCAACATGCAGATGGAGAACGGAGAATTTCCCCAGCAA GAAATTGTTGGCAACTTCAACTCCTCACTTTTCTTTAACTACCCCAACTACCGGAACTTATTTCCCATCTGGGCTCTAGGAGAGTTTCGCCGCCGACTTCTTGCAAAAAAGGTTTAA